A single region of the Brachypodium distachyon strain Bd21 chromosome 3, Brachypodium_distachyon_v3.0, whole genome shotgun sequence genome encodes:
- the LOC100845214 gene encoding uncharacterized protein LOC100845214: MDQGIEMKGCVCRIKNCAGQLLSMEEDLVTDLDDDSWDLVWRDLRLKATFLYIDLSRVISRSENDERRKALTLLANKFFYSTDELGDAVTSRSVPLVRMCFNDTAQALREVVAALTPPQ, encoded by the exons ATGGATCAAGGGATAGAGATGAAGGGGTGCGTTTGCCGGATCAAGAACTGCGCCGGCCAGCTTCTGTCGATGGAGGAGGATCTGGTGACAGATCTGGATGATGACTCGTGGGATTTGGTCTGGAGGGACCTCCGGCTCAAGGCGACCTTCTTGTACATCGATCTGAGCCGTGTAATCTCCCGGAGCGAGAACGACGAGCGCAGGAAAGCGCTAACCCTTCTCGCCAACAAGTTCTTCTACTCCACGGATGAG CTCGGTGATGCGGTGACGAGCCGAAGCGTCCCCCTCGTGAGGATGTGCTTTAACGACACTGCTCAGGCTCTCCGTGAGGTGGTCGCAGCGCTTACACCGCCACAGTAG
- the LOC100845515 gene encoding uncharacterized protein LOC100845515 isoform X1, whose translation MEPWMPNSPRLRQSGSLNSATPVVPSLKKKVLKGLTKSSVLPKLDDVFVTLKQEHPISPGMQMSTDPNHYGVFPQSFYSQHVVSFQTSAISNGSGAMPVCLDTSNGMNGNLAMLNTTPSTIVSTGSPNMIADSSQTLKYGGPMAVEWSYPELQMLNDGLHKYANEPGIMKYIKIAAMLPEKTVRDVAMRCQWIAKKENTRRRKTEEHYHGKRIKDRKALSQEKMAESSLWTTNHPVQTDIRGSSIPSASDIDRAMLNILEENAQLLNQIEANILTSQAQNNIDLFHRTRRNINDLLQSMSQIPGIMSKMPQLPVSVDEKLASYLLPGVNLGQVLGSSHLKQEPRGW comes from the exons ATGGAGCCCTGGATGCCGAACTCACCTAGGTTGCGCCAAAGTGGAAGTTTAAATTCTGCTACACCAGTTGTTCCCTCATTGAAGAAGAAAGTTTTGAAGGGGTTAACAAAATCAAGTGTTCTTCCAAAACTTGATGATGTGTTTGTGACGCTGAAGCAGGAGCACCCAATTTCACCTGGCATGCAGATGTCAACAGATCCTAACCACTATGGTGTATTTCCGCAGTCATTCTACAGCCAACATGTGGTTTCATTTCAGACGAGCGCAATTAGCAATGGATCAGGAGCCATGCCGGTCTGCCTGGACACTTCCAATGGGATGAATGGTAATCTGGCGATGTTGAACACTACACCTTCGACAATTGTATCCACTGGTTCACCCAACATGATTGCTGATTCTAGTCAGACCCTTAAGTATGGAGGACCGATGGCTGTGGAGTGGTCATACCCTGAGCTACAGATGCTGAACGATGGCCTCCACAA GTATGCAAATGAACCGGGAATCATGAAATATATCAAGATAGCAGCTATGTTACCAGAGAAGACAGTAAGAGATGTTGCCATGAGATGCCAGTGGATAGCA aaaaaggaaaatacaaGACGGAGGAAGACTGAAGAACATTATCATGGAAAAAGGATTAAAGACAGAAAG GCTCTATCTCAGGAGAAAATGGCGGAGTCCTCATTGTGGACTACCAATCATCCTGTTCAGACAGACATCAGAGGTTCTTCCATTCCGTCAG CCTCTGATATCGATCGTGCAATGCTAAATATATTGGAAGAAAATGCTCAACTTCTCAATCAGATAGAAGCAAATATTTTGACATCACAG GCTCAGAACAACATTGACCTTTTCCATCGCACAAGAAGGAACATCAATGATCTTCTACAAAG CATGAGCCAAATACCAGGAATAATGAGCAAGATGCCTCAGTTGCCTGTCTCGGTGGATGAAAAGCTTGCTAGTTACCTGCTCCCTGGTGTCAATTTG GGCCAAGTTCTTGGCAGCAGCCATCTGAAACAAGAGCCCAGAGGATGGTAA
- the LOC100845515 gene encoding uncharacterized protein LOC100845515 isoform X2, translating to MEPWMPNSPRLRQSGSLNSATPVVPSLKKKVLKGLTKSSVLPKLDDVFVTLKQEHPISPGMQMSTDPNHYGVFPQSFYSQHVVSFQTSAISNGSGAMPVCLDTSNGMNGNLAMLNTTPSTIVSTGSPNMIADSSQTLKYGGPMAVEWSYPELQMLNDGLHKYANEPGIMKYIKIAAMLPEKTVRDVAMRCQWIAKKENTRRRKTEEHYHGKRIKDRKEKMAESSLWTTNHPVQTDIRGSSIPSASDIDRAMLNILEENAQLLNQIEANILTSQAQNNIDLFHRTRRNINDLLQSMSQIPGIMSKMPQLPVSVDEKLASYLLPGVNLGQVLGSSHLKQEPRGW from the exons ATGGAGCCCTGGATGCCGAACTCACCTAGGTTGCGCCAAAGTGGAAGTTTAAATTCTGCTACACCAGTTGTTCCCTCATTGAAGAAGAAAGTTTTGAAGGGGTTAACAAAATCAAGTGTTCTTCCAAAACTTGATGATGTGTTTGTGACGCTGAAGCAGGAGCACCCAATTTCACCTGGCATGCAGATGTCAACAGATCCTAACCACTATGGTGTATTTCCGCAGTCATTCTACAGCCAACATGTGGTTTCATTTCAGACGAGCGCAATTAGCAATGGATCAGGAGCCATGCCGGTCTGCCTGGACACTTCCAATGGGATGAATGGTAATCTGGCGATGTTGAACACTACACCTTCGACAATTGTATCCACTGGTTCACCCAACATGATTGCTGATTCTAGTCAGACCCTTAAGTATGGAGGACCGATGGCTGTGGAGTGGTCATACCCTGAGCTACAGATGCTGAACGATGGCCTCCACAA GTATGCAAATGAACCGGGAATCATGAAATATATCAAGATAGCAGCTATGTTACCAGAGAAGACAGTAAGAGATGTTGCCATGAGATGCCAGTGGATAGCA aaaaaggaaaatacaaGACGGAGGAAGACTGAAGAACATTATCATGGAAAAAGGATTAAAGACAGAAAG GAGAAAATGGCGGAGTCCTCATTGTGGACTACCAATCATCCTGTTCAGACAGACATCAGAGGTTCTTCCATTCCGTCAG CCTCTGATATCGATCGTGCAATGCTAAATATATTGGAAGAAAATGCTCAACTTCTCAATCAGATAGAAGCAAATATTTTGACATCACAG GCTCAGAACAACATTGACCTTTTCCATCGCACAAGAAGGAACATCAATGATCTTCTACAAAG CATGAGCCAAATACCAGGAATAATGAGCAAGATGCCTCAGTTGCCTGTCTCGGTGGATGAAAAGCTTGCTAGTTACCTGCTCCCTGGTGTCAATTTG GGCCAAGTTCTTGGCAGCAGCCATCTGAAACAAGAGCCCAGAGGATGGTAA